The following nucleotide sequence is from Candidatus Cloacimonadota bacterium.
CAAAAATCTTCTGCAAATGGCAACCTTATCACCTGCCCCATAGCCAAGTTTACTAAGGATGGATAGGCAGGATAATCCGGATCTGGAATGGCAACCTTATCAAGGGGATTAACCAAAGCATGAAGTGCAATGTATAGCGCTTCCTCGGCGCCATTACAAACACATATACATTTCGCTGATGTGTTATATGTTTGAGCAATGACATCGCGCAAATCATCTAAACCGGCATTGGCTGTATACCGCGGTTGGCCATCTTCAAGAAGCTTTATAGCATGCTCTGCTAAGGTTTTTGGAAAAGCAAATCCCAATTCGCCTAAAGCAAGATTTATGCATTGGGGTCCAGCTTCTGACATAAGCTTGCGTAAAAGAGAAATTTGAATTTCCGCTAAACGCTCAGATTCAATCCAAGTTGTGTCTAAGTTCACGTTCTAGTACTACTGCTGCATCAGTTTTTTCATCCCGATACTTAATAATAATCGGGCAATATACATGGAATTTGGAATTACTTTTCAGGCTTCTAGATCCAGGCACAACTACTGCATTTTTGGGAATCCTGAAACTGTTGTTTTCATCTTTGGCGAGAAATATCTCGTTTACGCTATCGTAGATTGGCGTAGAAGCATTAATGATCGTTCCCGAAGCTATAACAGCTTTTTCGCCGACGATTATTCCTTCGTAAATCCCACTATTACCGCCAATAAATGCATCGTCCTCAATTATTACCGGACGTGTGCCAATGGGCTCTAATACTCCGCCAATCATGGCTCCCGCCGAAAGGTGTACTCTCTTTCCAATTTGAGCACACGATCCAACAAGGGCATGAGAATCAATCATGGTTTCCTCATCTACCCAAGCCCCAATATTGATATAAGAGGGAGGCATAATAGTAACTCCTGGAGATATGTATGCTCCCCTTCGCACCGAACTGCCTCCGGGTACA
It contains:
- a CDS encoding 2,3,4,5-tetrahydropyridine-2,6-dicarboxylate N-succinyltransferase, producing MKQQIIELYNEPKRVYSEADILLFDSFIAALDSGEIRSCNPNDSNWTVNLWVKMGILLGFRMGVLIEVKAYSGKSFFEKNTMPEKIFSIDDKIRIVPGGSSVRRGAYISPGVTIMPPSYINIGAWVDEETMIDSHALVGSCAQIGKRVHLSAGAMIGGVLEPIGTRPVIIEDDAFIGGNSGIYEGIIVGEKAVIASGTIINASTPIYDSVNEIFLAKDENNSFRIPKNAVVVPGSRSLKSNSKFHVYCPIIIKYRDEKTDAAVVLERELRHNLD